Proteins encoded within one genomic window of Thermococcus celer Vu 13 = JCM 8558:
- a CDS encoding SPFH domain-containing protein: MEPFAGAALLILGVFLLLMLLLSVKVIRPYQKGLVERLGKFNRILEPGIHFIVPFMERVKVVDMREHVVDVPPQEVICKDNVVVTVDAVVYYQILDPVKVVYNVSNFLMAIIKLAQTNLRAIIGEMELDETLSGRDIINARLREELDKTTDRWGVKITRVEIQRIDPPRDIQDAMAKQMTAEREKRAMILLAEGKKESAIKEAEGQKQAAILQAEGEKQRQILVAEGQAEAIRKVLEALSRADEKYLTLQYIEKMPELAKYGNLIVPYDTEALIGLLRILQKVRETPLPGSRPPEEGKSWDGDEGAALSEEELKKLKDMTE; this comes from the coding sequence ATGGAACCCTTCGCAGGTGCGGCTTTGCTGATACTGGGCGTTTTTCTTTTGCTGATGCTCCTGCTGAGCGTAAAGGTGATACGGCCCTACCAGAAGGGACTCGTCGAACGCCTCGGAAAGTTCAACAGGATCCTCGAGCCGGGCATACACTTCATAGTCCCCTTCATGGAACGCGTCAAGGTCGTGGACATGCGCGAGCACGTCGTCGACGTCCCGCCGCAGGAGGTCATCTGTAAGGACAACGTCGTGGTAACCGTCGATGCCGTTGTCTACTACCAGATACTCGACCCGGTCAAGGTGGTCTACAACGTCAGCAACTTCCTCATGGCGATAATCAAGCTGGCCCAGACGAACCTCCGTGCCATCATAGGCGAGATGGAGCTCGACGAGACCCTCTCGGGCAGGGACATAATCAACGCCCGCCTCAGGGAGGAGCTCGACAAGACGACCGACCGCTGGGGCGTCAAGATAACCCGCGTCGAGATACAGCGTATAGACCCGCCGAGGGACATCCAGGACGCGATGGCCAAGCAGATGACGGCCGAGCGTGAGAAGAGGGCCATGATACTCCTCGCCGAGGGTAAGAAGGAGTCGGCCATCAAGGAGGCGGAGGGCCAGAAGCAGGCGGCCATACTCCAGGCGGAGGGTGAGAAGCAGAGGCAGATACTCGTGGCGGAGGGTCAGGCCGAGGCCATAAGGAAGGTCCTCGAGGCGCTGAGCCGGGCCGACGAGAAGTACCTGACGCTCCAGTACATCGAGAAGATGCCCGAGCTCGCCAAGTACGGCAACCTGATCGTCCCGTACGACACGGAAGCGCTGATAGGCCTGCTGAGGATCCTCCAGAAGGTGAGGGAGACGCCCCTTCCCGGGTCCAGACCGCCGGAGGAAGGGAAATCCTGGGATGGGGATGAAGGAGCGGCCCTTTCCGAGGAAGAGCTGAAAAAGCTCAAGGACATGACGGAGTGA
- a CDS encoding NfeD family protein, with protein sequence MDLLPISLLILGLLTIALDMMVTAFITPIGVALALMGLLLGFGVGFEESLVVGLIAAVVTYMAVGRYVKRDVQDAGKAKYTFELKGKRGKVVKIGRENYIVELEGDRWIALSDDELKIDDTVEVVDVDGVKLIVRRV encoded by the coding sequence ATGGACCTCCTCCCGATTTCCCTTTTGATCCTCGGGTTGCTAACCATAGCACTCGACATGATGGTGACGGCCTTCATAACTCCCATCGGCGTTGCCCTGGCCTTGATGGGGCTCCTCCTTGGATTCGGCGTCGGCTTTGAGGAGAGCCTCGTGGTGGGCCTCATAGCGGCAGTGGTCACTTATATGGCTGTGGGCAGGTACGTAAAGAGGGACGTTCAGGACGCTGGAAAGGCCAAGTACACCTTCGAACTGAAGGGCAAGCGCGGGAAGGTGGTGAAAATAGGCAGGGAGAACTACATAGTCGAGCTTGAGGGGGACAGGTGGATAGCCCTCAGCGACGATGAGTTGAAGATAGACGATACCGTTGAGGTCGTTGACGTCGACGGCGTCAAGCTCATCGTTCGGAGGGTCTGA
- a CDS encoding amidohydrolase family protein — MKALVGTVVDPEGFRKNSAVLIDGPTIRGVVPVERLGDYDVDETYGGTGYLILPGLVNAHTHVAMAKLRGLGEDLPTERWLKDVIWPAELEWTPEEIGRWALLGMAEALSNGSTTINDHYFFADEIAEAARKLGIRAFIGQTVMDLVDFPIARPEEGFRFFERWKGKDELVRPTLAPHATNTVSLELMKEIGEFARERNAIIHVHVSQSTGEVREVKRRYGLSPVEYLERAGVLGEDLVGVHGIYLSPGEVNLYAKSGATLVHCSLSMAKLEGRVAPVIELAERGTNIALGNDSPNPVGLMDPFEEMRFAAVLNKVWRRRTDVATAGEVFGWATLGGARALKLKAGLIKPGYLADLVLVNARKLQFLPGKDPYSQVVYSTRGSDVELVMVNGEIVYKNGTLVTLGKTLEELWEGFRPSER, encoded by the coding sequence ATGAAGGCACTCGTCGGAACCGTCGTGGACCCGGAAGGCTTTAGGAAGAACTCCGCGGTTTTGATAGATGGCCCCACGATAAGGGGCGTTGTTCCCGTCGAGAGGCTCGGCGATTACGATGTTGATGAAACCTACGGCGGAACCGGTTATCTAATTCTGCCGGGATTGGTCAACGCCCACACCCACGTGGCGATGGCGAAACTCAGAGGGCTCGGCGAGGACCTTCCAACCGAACGGTGGCTCAAGGACGTTATCTGGCCGGCGGAACTCGAGTGGACGCCAGAGGAGATAGGCCGCTGGGCCCTTCTCGGCATGGCCGAGGCCCTATCCAACGGCTCGACGACGATAAACGACCACTACTTCTTCGCCGATGAGATAGCCGAAGCGGCGAGAAAACTCGGAATCAGGGCCTTCATCGGCCAGACCGTAATGGATTTAGTGGATTTCCCTATAGCCAGGCCCGAAGAGGGCTTCAGGTTCTTCGAACGCTGGAAGGGGAAAGACGAGCTCGTCCGCCCGACTTTGGCACCCCACGCCACGAACACGGTTTCCCTCGAGCTGATGAAGGAGATAGGTGAGTTCGCCCGCGAGAGGAACGCCATCATCCACGTCCACGTATCCCAGAGCACGGGGGAGGTGCGGGAGGTAAAAAGACGCTACGGCCTTTCCCCGGTTGAGTACCTCGAGAGGGCGGGCGTTCTCGGTGAGGACCTCGTAGGGGTGCACGGGATCTACCTCTCTCCCGGTGAGGTAAACCTCTACGCAAAAAGCGGGGCGACGCTCGTCCACTGCTCCCTGAGCATGGCGAAGCTCGAGGGAAGGGTCGCGCCGGTAATCGAGCTGGCGGAGAGGGGAACCAACATAGCCCTCGGTAACGACTCGCCCAACCCGGTCGGGCTGATGGATCCCTTCGAGGAGATGCGCTTTGCCGCGGTCCTCAACAAGGTCTGGCGGAGGAGGACGGACGTTGCCACCGCGGGGGAGGTCTTCGGCTGGGCAACGCTGGGAGGTGCGCGGGCGTTGAAGCTGAAAGCGGGACTGATAAAGCCCGGCTACCTCGCCGACCTCGTCTTGGTAAACGCGAGGAAGCTCCAGTTTCTCCCGGGCAAAGACCCCTACTCCCAGGTCGTTTACTCCACGAGGGGAAGCGACGTCGAGCTTGTCATGGTTAACGGTGAGATCGTTTACAAAAACGGAACGCTGGTAACGCTTGGAAAAACGCTGGAGGAGCTGTGGGAGGGGTTCAGACCCTCCGAACGATGA
- the asnS gene encoding asparagine--tRNA ligase, with amino-acid sequence MIDKVYCADVRPDMEGKRVKLAGWVYRKREVGKKVFIVLRDSSGVVQTVFKREASEEAYAEAKKVGIESSVIIEGTVKADPRAPGGAEVQADKMEIVQNVDFFPITKDASDEFLLDVRHLHLHSPKVSSIMKVKGTMMAAAREWLLQNGWYEVFPPILVTGAVEGGSTLFKLKYFDRTAYLSQSAQLYLEAAIFGLEKVWSLTPSFRAEKSRTRRHLTEFWHLELEAAWMDLNDILKVEEELVSYMVQRTLELRRKDVETFRKDLKTLRNTVPPFPRISYDEAIEILQSKGVEIEWGEDMGADEERILTQEFESPFFVYGYPKHIKAFYMKEDPEDPRKVLAADMLAPEGYGEVIGGSQREDSYEKLVQRILEEGMDPKDYEWYLDLRKYGSVPHSGFGLGLERLVAWVLKLDHVRWATLFPRTPSRLYP; translated from the coding sequence ATGATCGATAAGGTTTATTGCGCCGACGTTCGGCCCGATATGGAAGGTAAGCGCGTTAAACTCGCCGGATGGGTTTACAGGAAGAGGGAAGTCGGAAAGAAGGTCTTCATAGTCCTCCGCGATTCAAGCGGTGTGGTTCAGACCGTCTTTAAGAGGGAAGCCAGCGAGGAGGCCTACGCCGAGGCCAAAAAGGTTGGCATCGAATCGAGTGTCATCATCGAGGGAACGGTCAAGGCCGACCCCCGTGCGCCCGGCGGCGCGGAGGTTCAGGCAGATAAAATGGAGATCGTCCAGAACGTTGACTTCTTCCCGATAACGAAGGACGCGAGCGACGAGTTCCTGCTCGACGTCAGACACCTGCACCTGCACTCGCCGAAGGTCTCCTCCATAATGAAGGTCAAAGGGACGATGATGGCGGCCGCCCGCGAGTGGCTCCTTCAGAACGGCTGGTACGAGGTTTTCCCGCCGATACTCGTGACCGGAGCGGTAGAGGGCGGCTCGACGCTCTTCAAGCTCAAGTACTTCGACAGGACAGCCTACCTGAGCCAGTCCGCCCAGCTGTACCTCGAAGCGGCAATCTTCGGCCTTGAGAAGGTGTGGTCGCTAACGCCGAGTTTCAGGGCCGAGAAGAGCAGGACGAGGAGGCACCTAACGGAGTTCTGGCACCTTGAACTCGAGGCCGCCTGGATGGACCTCAACGACATCCTGAAGGTGGAGGAGGAACTTGTGAGCTACATGGTGCAGAGGACGCTCGAGCTCAGGAGAAAGGACGTGGAGACCTTCAGGAAGGACTTGAAGACGCTCAGGAACACCGTCCCGCCGTTCCCGAGGATAAGTTACGACGAGGCTATAGAGATCCTGCAGAGCAAGGGCGTGGAGATAGAGTGGGGCGAGGACATGGGTGCCGACGAGGAGAGGATCTTAACCCAGGAGTTCGAGAGCCCGTTCTTCGTCTACGGCTACCCCAAGCACATCAAGGCCTTCTACATGAAGGAGGACCCCGAGGACCCGCGGAAGGTTCTCGCGGCCGACATGCTCGCGCCCGAGGGGTACGGTGAGGTCATCGGCGGCTCCCAGCGTGAAGACAGCTACGAGAAGCTCGTCCAGCGCATCCTTGAGGAGGGCATGGACCCGAAGGACTACGAGTGGTACCTCGACCTGAGGAAGTACGGCAGCGTTCCGCACAGCGGCTTCGGCCTCGGTCTGGAGAGGCTCGTCGCGTGGGTGCTGAAGCTCGACCACGTCCGCTGGGCCACCCTCTTCCCGAGGACGCCGAGCAGGCTGTATCCGTGA
- a CDS encoding DUF835 domain-containing protein: MVTYEGIKLAAEVVAFASITGVVYVLSTFRAMIRELLGTSTARWIWAGVLIFWLGYLTNVLNDVFPFEFMKVLDDVIVAIGMVVMAFSLVGVRRQIRMGVEPSVVLNGESKLQRGAYMVKPASPGRILSLLSGKKVLAVTRSPHAYEVLNVPYIWITNLDHPRAISPTRLAPLLHSVINSVDEDAFVVLDGIDYLVLHNGFEPTFKFLLSLKDALLERGAGVLLVVDPEALEKRQLAMLEREFSWIKG, from the coding sequence ATGGTCACCTACGAAGGGATTAAACTCGCGGCCGAGGTAGTGGCCTTCGCTTCCATAACCGGGGTAGTCTATGTGCTGAGCACATTTAGGGCTATGATAAGGGAACTCCTCGGGACCTCCACGGCCAGGTGGATCTGGGCCGGGGTGCTGATATTCTGGTTGGGCTACCTCACGAACGTCCTCAACGACGTTTTTCCGTTCGAGTTCATGAAGGTGCTGGACGACGTTATCGTCGCTATCGGGATGGTGGTGATGGCTTTCTCGCTTGTGGGGGTCAGGCGGCAGATAAGGATGGGGGTGGAACCCAGCGTTGTTCTCAATGGCGAATCGAAGCTTCAGCGTGGTGCTTACATGGTTAAGCCCGCGTCCCCCGGAAGGATTCTGAGCCTCCTCTCGGGCAAGAAGGTGCTCGCTGTAACGAGAAGTCCCCATGCCTACGAGGTCCTCAACGTCCCTTACATCTGGATAACGAACCTGGATCATCCGCGGGCCATATCCCCAACGAGGCTCGCCCCTCTCCTCCACAGTGTGATAAACAGTGTTGATGAAGACGCTTTCGTCGTTCTGGACGGGATCGACTATCTGGTGCTCCACAACGGATTTGAACCAACCTTTAAGTTCCTCCTGTCACTCAAGGACGCCCTCCTCGAGAGGGGTGCGGGCGTTTTGCTGGTGGTCGATCCCGAGGCCCTGGAAAAGCGACAGCTCGCGATGCTTGAGAGGGAATTCAGCTGGATAAAAGGGTAA
- a CDS encoding DEAD/DEAH box helicase, with the protein MSFENLGLSEATLVAVREKGFETPTDIQREVIPRLLSGDVDIIGQSQTGTGKTAAFALPIIEAIDPKMRAVQAIVLTPTRELALQVADEIKSLRGRKRVYVYAVYGGQPIGPQIRALERGTHVVVGTPGRVLDHIRRGTLDLSSVKFFILDEADRMLDMGFIDDIEAIFRETPKEKRVLMFSATMPPEIKRLARRYMSNHEVISVSSDELVPEMVDQEYVEVVPARKFGVLKKILDDDFYGIVFCATKRETRELSERLRRAGYSAEALNGDMSQAARERAFWRFKTRRTRVLVATDVAARGLDVQDISHIVNYSLPMTAEDYVHRIGRTGRMGKRGRAITFTMPGELKRLHYFAQQAGVEIRKSELSEEIPREYRERYERGRSDGYWRGRRRNYGGYSKSSRGRW; encoded by the coding sequence ATGAGTTTTGAAAACTTGGGCTTATCCGAGGCCACGTTAGTGGCGGTTAGGGAGAAGGGTTTTGAGACCCCAACGGACATTCAGAGGGAGGTGATCCCGCGTCTTCTATCTGGCGACGTGGATATAATCGGCCAGTCCCAGACAGGGACGGGAAAGACGGCCGCTTTCGCCTTGCCGATAATCGAGGCCATCGACCCGAAGATGCGGGCCGTTCAGGCGATTGTGCTGACCCCAACGAGGGAGCTCGCCCTTCAGGTGGCGGATGAAATCAAGAGCCTCCGCGGGAGGAAGAGGGTCTACGTCTACGCCGTCTACGGCGGTCAACCGATAGGACCGCAGATAAGGGCGCTCGAGAGGGGAACCCACGTCGTTGTTGGAACCCCCGGAAGGGTTCTCGACCACATAAGGCGCGGAACCCTCGATCTAAGCTCGGTGAAGTTCTTCATTCTCGACGAGGCCGACAGGATGCTCGACATGGGCTTCATCGACGACATAGAGGCGATCTTCAGGGAGACCCCGAAGGAGAAGCGCGTGCTCATGTTCTCCGCGACCATGCCCCCGGAGATCAAGAGGCTCGCGAGACGCTACATGAGCAACCACGAGGTGATAAGCGTCAGCAGCGACGAGCTGGTTCCCGAGATGGTGGATCAGGAGTACGTGGAGGTCGTTCCGGCGAGGAAGTTCGGCGTGCTGAAGAAGATCTTGGACGACGATTTCTACGGCATAGTCTTCTGCGCGACCAAGCGGGAGACCCGGGAGCTGAGCGAGAGGCTCAGGAGGGCAGGCTATTCCGCCGAGGCCCTGAACGGCGATATGAGCCAGGCCGCCCGTGAGAGGGCCTTCTGGCGCTTCAAAACCAGGCGGACGAGGGTTCTCGTGGCGACCGATGTGGCCGCCCGCGGACTGGACGTCCAGGACATAAGCCACATCGTCAACTACTCCCTGCCCATGACGGCCGAGGACTACGTCCACAGGATAGGCAGGACCGGCAGGATGGGGAAGAGGGGAAGGGCGATAACCTTCACGATGCCCGGCGAGCTCAAGAGGCTCCACTACTTCGCCCAGCAGGCTGGTGTGGAGATAAGGAAGTCCGAGCTCAGCGAGGAGATCCCCAGGGAGTACAGGGAAAGGTACGAGCGCGGCCGCTCCGATGGCTACTGGAGAGGGAGGAGAAGAAACTACGGGGGCTACTCTAAGAGCTCCCGAGGTAGATGGTGA
- a CDS encoding transglutaminase-like domain-containing protein → MKRFITALIVAFMVLTAGCLSTIPQTGRSSGAMYPSTSETTSSSTPIPGGTPASWTNPLVSWGNASVSLPTHDASLDCPGILWRYVLKDALTCMLDRKELRVISPLAGELKGKDLTQSSWNVLAWEGEWLSYDREKARQPFARVIVYPDGRQEVVEGQNNTIQTPYETIMRRKGICTDYTVLTDALLLAMNYSPVYAMALNLTDSGHATALVKINGWYFALDQHLPPMDLGAYYRYWEGQGGRIVNATLYKITPGEGKADVKVLGVLSGEEFLNQDYSMSDADARNLAASMMNVLHEDFGLKVDRSLIELSTGKLPRGYKAGWTWGVTYPNLADYYHPFFRGEYAGWLVSQMLSNAEFKDYLEKSDALWIEVKTEGEDLILTIYLGSS, encoded by the coding sequence ATGAAACGATTCATCACGGCGCTCATAGTTGCCTTCATGGTCCTTACCGCTGGCTGTCTCTCAACGATCCCACAGACTGGGAGATCAAGCGGGGCGATGTATCCATCAACTTCGGAAACGACGTCCTCCTCAACTCCGATACCGGGAGGTACCCCCGCAAGCTGGACAAATCCCTTGGTGAGCTGGGGGAACGCGAGCGTATCCCTTCCAACTCACGACGCCTCGCTTGACTGCCCCGGAATTCTATGGCGCTATGTCCTCAAAGATGCCCTCACCTGCATGCTGGATCGGAAAGAGCTCAGAGTTATATCGCCGCTCGCGGGCGAGCTAAAAGGGAAAGACCTCACCCAGAGCTCCTGGAACGTCCTTGCGTGGGAGGGAGAATGGCTGAGCTACGACCGGGAGAAGGCCAGGCAACCCTTCGCCAGGGTCATAGTATACCCCGACGGACGTCAGGAGGTCGTTGAGGGGCAGAACAACACGATCCAGACCCCCTACGAGACGATAATGAGGAGAAAGGGGATATGCACCGACTACACAGTTCTCACGGATGCACTGCTCCTCGCCATGAATTACTCACCGGTCTACGCTATGGCTCTGAACCTGACCGATTCCGGCCACGCGACGGCCCTGGTGAAGATAAACGGCTGGTACTTCGCCCTCGATCAGCACCTTCCACCGATGGATCTGGGGGCGTACTACCGTTACTGGGAGGGGCAGGGGGGCAGGATAGTCAACGCGACGCTCTACAAGATAACGCCGGGGGAGGGGAAGGCCGACGTGAAGGTTCTCGGCGTCCTCTCCGGCGAGGAGTTCCTCAATCAGGACTACAGCATGAGCGATGCCGACGCCAGGAACCTCGCCGCCTCGATGATGAACGTTCTGCATGAGGATTTCGGATTAAAAGTCGACCGATCCCTGATCGAGCTCTCCACCGGGAAGCTTCCCAGGGGTTACAAAGCGGGCTGGACGTGGGGGGTTACGTACCCCAACCTCGCCGACTACTACCATCCCTTCTTCCGAGGAGAATACGCGGGGTGGCTGGTCTCCCAGATGCTCTCGAACGCGGAGTTCAAAGACTACCTCGAGAAAAGCGACGCGCTCTGGATAGAGGTCAAAACAGAGGGCGAGGACCTGATCCTCACCATCTACCTCGGGAGCTCTTAG
- a CDS encoding thiamine ABC transporter substrate-binding protein — protein MRKLAALVFAFLLLGALWTAKPVKAEETLTVYSYDSIEWWMKEIIPIFEQKYNVKVNLVLIGDAGQVLNRLILEKDNPQADVVVGIDNSYLAKAIDAGILEPYKPGNADVIPDWIIQKFDPTFHLTPYDYGYIAINYRKDMVKNPPESLEDLTKPEWKGKLIIEDPRTSSPGMAFLLWTVAVYGDDWLNYWEKLKENDVQVVKGWSEAWEAFMKGEYPLVLSYATSPAATVYYDNKTNVGAVAFKEGNYLQIEGAGIVKGAKHPELAKKFIEFLISREAQEKLPLNQWMYPVNRDVKLPEVFKYAVRVDKPATVDPAEIEKNYKTWLDQWTQLMVEGKSPDEILGKTGTRSDTKESGGGICGPAFVAALALVPLLRRRR, from the coding sequence ATGAGGAAGCTCGCGGCGCTGGTGTTTGCTTTCCTGCTCCTCGGCGCTCTCTGGACGGCAAAACCCGTTAAAGCCGAGGAGACGCTGACGGTCTACTCCTACGACAGCATAGAGTGGTGGATGAAAGAGATCATCCCGATTTTTGAGCAGAAGTACAACGTTAAGGTGAACCTCGTCCTGATAGGCGACGCCGGCCAGGTACTCAACCGGCTCATCCTCGAGAAGGACAACCCACAGGCCGACGTTGTGGTCGGCATAGACAACAGTTATTTGGCCAAGGCCATCGACGCCGGGATACTGGAGCCCTACAAGCCGGGTAACGCCGACGTCATACCGGACTGGATAATCCAGAAGTTCGACCCGACCTTCCACCTCACCCCCTACGACTACGGTTACATAGCCATAAACTACCGCAAGGACATGGTTAAGAACCCTCCGGAGAGCCTTGAGGACCTCACCAAGCCCGAGTGGAAGGGCAAACTGATAATCGAGGACCCGAGGACCAGTTCGCCGGGGATGGCCTTCCTCCTGTGGACGGTAGCGGTTTACGGCGACGACTGGCTCAACTACTGGGAAAAGCTCAAGGAGAACGACGTTCAGGTTGTCAAGGGCTGGAGCGAGGCGTGGGAGGCCTTCATGAAGGGTGAGTACCCGCTCGTCCTCAGCTACGCCACTTCACCGGCCGCCACCGTTTACTACGACAACAAGACCAACGTCGGGGCCGTTGCCTTTAAGGAGGGTAACTACCTCCAGATCGAGGGTGCCGGGATCGTCAAGGGCGCCAAGCACCCCGAGCTGGCAAAGAAGTTCATCGAGTTCCTCATCAGCAGGGAAGCCCAGGAGAAGCTCCCGCTCAACCAGTGGATGTACCCGGTCAACAGGGACGTCAAGCTACCCGAGGTCTTCAAGTACGCGGTCAGGGTGGACAAGCCCGCCACCGTTGACCCTGCGGAGATAGAGAAGAACTACAAGACCTGGCTCGACCAGTGGACCCAGCTTATGGTGGAGGGCAAGAGCCCTGACGAGATACTCGGGAAGACGGGTACGAGGAGCGACACGAAGGAATCGGGCGGCGGGATCTGCGGTCCGGCGTTCGTGGCAGCCCTCGCCCTGGTGCCCCTCCTCCGGAGGAGGCGCTGA